CTCCAGAGCAGGTCCCTGCGCAGTCAACAACGCATCTGGAGGATTCTGATCCAGTTCAGCAGAAAGCTCACTTTGTAGACGCTCGTAACGAGCTACAGCTCCTTGAGCATTTCGAATTTCTCCTTCAAGTGTCTGAAAGCGAGTCACTCCATCTTCAGGAAAGGTAGAAATCATTGGCAAGCCTTGCAGCTCGAGCTGCGCATCGCTCCATTTTAGCCACAATTCACGTACATCCTGTGCTTTGCGAAGCATCACGAGCTTATCACCAGTAAGTTTACGTTGTTCTTCCAGTTGATACAGCTCAGATTCCGTTGCCTTCAATGCTGCGATATTGCCGTTATATCGCGGAAGATAAGATCGACTCTCAGCCATTTCGCGCTCAAGTTTTTCAATAGCCTGAACAATTTTAGCAGCTTCCTGCAGCTTCCCACGAGGTTTATACAGCTTCTCAGCTTCCTGTACCAATCGACGTTCCGCACGCATGATTGTTCCACCGCCACCCATACCTGCGTGAAAGAGAAAGCTGCTCATCTCCTCTGACTGAAGAGCAGCAAGCTCCTGCAGCTCGTCGAGTGAGACTGCGAACAATTGATGGAACATGCTCCTTGAAATACCACCAAGCAAAAGACGCTCCATTTCAGCTTGTCCTAGTTCTTGCGTCGTTCCATTCGGATGATTTACCGTGATGTTCAGCTTCTCATTTCTTCCGGAGCCCTCACCACCAGACGTATGACGACGAATGGTCCATAAGCCACCATTACTATCTCGTGCCTTCAGTATTCCCCCATGAACTCCGCCTTGCGCAGGTTCATAACGCTCCGTAGGGTTTCCACGACTTGGAATTCCAAACAGCATGGAGCGAATAAACTGCAACGTCGTGCTTTTGCCTGCTTCATTCCGTCCATAAAGTATGGTAACTCCATCCGTTAGTTCTATCTCTCGGTTATGTAGACGTCCGAAGCCATGAATTTGCAAATGTTCAATTCTCATCTTCAGCAGCACCCTCCATTCCACCGAGCATTGTGATTCCTTGTTCTGCTGCGCTACGAAGCCAGCTTAACTTCTCCTCTTGGCTTGTCAACGAGAGCAGCTTTCTCATTTCCTGATTCTCCAGCAGCGGCTTAAGCGCACTGTTTATTAGCTCCTCAAGCGCTTCTGTTGAATGTTCCGTACGCTCCATAATTCGCAGCATTTCTCCAAGAAAGCTATCTTCCTCTAATAACCGTTCACGATCAATAGCTAATCCAGACTCTACCGCGAAGCCTTCCACCCAGACAAGTCCTTTATAATCTTTACGCTCAGCCCGAACTGCCTCACGACGCTGGAGTTCAGACAGCAGATCCTCTGCCGCCCCTTTCTCCGCTAATATTTTATGTACGTTCCCTCGTCCGATCAGGCGAAATCTGACCACCGACATCAAATCCGGGAATTCTTCCCTGATGTCGTCAATAACCTGCTCCACATTTTGTATCCATTCTGCTTCATTACTTAATCCGTCAATGGTTAGATCCCGAACCTGCCAGCGAACATAATCTAGCTCATGGAACTGGAGCGTGGGACTTCCAGCCTCATCTACATCCACAACATAACAACCTTTGGCTCCGGTTTCCTTAATGCTGCGCCCTTGTATATTGCCTGGGTACACAATCGCTGGCTTCTCATGCAATACACTACGTTTATGGATATGTCCAAGCGCCCAATAATCAAAGCCCCGTTCGATTAGATCCCTACGACTACAGGGGGAATAAGTCTCGTGCAGCAAATCACCGTCTACATTTCCATGCAGCATGGCAATATGAAACAGACGACTGCCAGGCTTTCGTGAAAAGGTCACTGCTGTGTTGTCCGTCACCTTCGCAGTCGGATAGGAGATTCCACTAACAATAGCCACTTCTTGTCCATCGTTACGACGATAGGCGGTAGCAAGAGCTGGTTTTTCCCCTCCGAATACGGTAACGTGTTTTGGCATTTCCGTTGTCAGACGCAGCCCGTCAAGTGGATCATGGTTGCCATGGATCAAAAACACGTGTATCCCGTGCCGACCAAGTTCCTTGAGCGCTTCGTAAAACCGCAGCTGACCTTGTAATGAAGCGTCAGAAACATCATATACATCTCCACTGATGACAATAAAATCAACGTTCTCTTGGATGGCAACGCGGACAAGCCGCCCGAGGGCGGCGAAGGTTGACTCACGTAAATAAGAACGAATGGCTGGCGAAATATGCGCCAGCCCAGCAAATCTGCTATCCAAATGTAAATCAGCAGCATGTAGAAATCGAAATGGAATCATAGCTGCTCACCCTTTCGTTCTTGAGGGATACTGTAAGTATGTTTTCTTAAGTTCATTAGCGACACGAGTCAGCGAATACAGACTCTTTGCTTTATCCCAGGCCGAACGAGAAAGCTCATAACGATAAGCCGGATCGGAAATCACCTTCTCTAGCGCGTCCGCGAGTGCAAGCTCATCATCCGGGCTGACCAGCAGGCCATTAACTCCGTCTTCAATCTGCTCCGGAATCCCTCCTACATTTGTTCCAACTAAAGCCAGACAGCTAAGCGCCGCTTCCGCAAACACTGAACCGAAGGCCTCCGCCCGAGAAGGTAGCACGAAAATATCAAAGAAAGGCATGAATTCTTCAGGATGAAGTGTATATCCATAAAAAATCGTTTCATTATAAATCCCTAATTGTTTAGCCATATTCTCCAAATCCGCACGGGAAGGACCATCTCCAATAATATGCAGTACATATTCATGACCACGGTTTTTAAGTTCAGCACAGGCCTTGAGTAAAGTGTCAATTCCTTTGGCTGGAACTAGACGTGTCACAGTCACTAGCTGTGGTACAGCGTTGTCATGTGGGACTGGCTTAAACCTTTTTTCATCAAAACCATTCGGTATTACTCCTATATTGGAAGGTTCTAGAATATAAGGCGCTACATACTCTGCAAATGCTTGCGACACGGTCATTAACCGATCACTAACATGCTCAAGCTCGCGGTAAAGTGAAACGAGAAACTGATGTTCCAAGCCACCCTCAGAAATAGCTCCATTAAGAATCAGCTCACGCTCATAACTGGAATGTAAGGTTTGAATTAATGGCGTATCTGGAAATACTTTTTTCATCGCTAAACCAGCTATTGGATGATGTGAATGGATAAGATCGTAAGACTTGCTCATCCGCAGTTTAGTCCACCATAGATAATCACGATAAGTCTGAATATATTTTTGAACGATCGGACTTTCCCCAAACTGGGTCCAATCAAAGGTCTCAAATACGACTTCCTCATGACCCTTGTTGCGAATCCGCTTAGGTAACCAAAACAAATCCATCTCCCAACGGCTTGAACGGAACCTTTCCTGTAGATAAGGGATCATGGATGATACACCACCGGGTTGTTCCGGCGGGAAGAAGAGCGCTTGCAGCAAATTCATATGGTACATCCCCTTTACAATTGCCCTGTGTTCAGTAAGACTTGGCAATTATGATATAGTTGTGTATATGTAGAATTTCAGGTACGATTACGTTCCCCATACCTTGATTTTATCGGTATAAACATGAAACAGCAACTAAGAAAAAGGAGAATGATCTATGAAGGAAGAACAGCTGCCTGCCTCTTACACCGCATATATAAAAGAAATGCTGGGGCAAGAGGCAAATGCTTTTATAGAAAGTTATTCAGCACCACGAACTCAGGGACTTCGCTTTAATCCATTGAAAAGCATCTCAGATGCAGGTCAAGTCGCAGTAGCGCGCGCAGTCTCACAATTTGATTTGAAACCTATCCCATGGTGCCCTGATGGTTATTATTATGAAGAGCCCGCTCGACCAGGCAGGCACCCTTACCATGCTGCTGGACTATATTATATTCAGGAGCCTTCCGCAATGTCCGCAGCTGAACTGCTAGCGCCTAAACCCGGCGAAACCGTCCTCGACCTTGCAGCTGCCCCTGGAGGTAAAACTACGCATATCGCTGGTTTAATGCAGGGACAAGGCCTCTTAATCTCTAATGAAATTCATCCGGAACGCGCAAAAATTTTGGCAGAGAACGTAGAACGTCTAGGCATTAAGAATACCCTCGTAACCTGTGCAACACCTGAACAGCTGTCTTCGCGCTTCCCACAAGCTTTTGACCGAATTATGTTAGATGCTCCTTGCTCAGGAGAAGGCATGTTTCGCAAAGATCCAAACGCCGTTCAAGAGTGGTCTCCTGACCATGTAGTTATGTGCGCGGCAAGACAATGGGACATCCTGCAAGACGCCTATCTTATGCTCAAGCCTGGTGGCACTCTAGCCTACTCTACTTGCACTTTTAACCGCCAAGAGAATGAAGAGATGATGACCCGATTGACGGATAGTTACCCCGATATGGAATTAATCACCCATAAACGCCTTTGGCCTCATTTAGAAAAAGGCGAAGGCCACTTTGTTGCACTCCTGCGAAAGCAAAGTGACACCGAAAACGACGTTAATGACGATGCTAAACGTGGCACTAATAAACGTCGAATCAAAAACAACCCAAAAATGAATTCTTCCGTACGCGATGCGTATCAGTTATTTCAGGACTGGGCCGCTGTAGAGCTGCCGGGGTTCTCTTACCAAGGCGTCCCTCTGCTGTTCGGTGAATCCCTATATTTGCTGCCTGAAGCCTTTAATGGCAACCTACATACCGGGCTGCTCGATGGTTTGCGTATTCCACGAGCCGGGCTACATATTGCCCATATGAAGAAAAATCGGATTGAACCCGCTCACGCCCTTGCGATGGCGATTCAACACACACAAGTAACACGTAGTTTTGATCTCAGTAGTGGGGGGCTAGAAATACATGCTTGGCTCCGGGGAGAAAGCTTACCTGTGCCCATGGAATTACATGGCTGGACACTTGTAACTTTAGATGGATTGCCGATTAGTTGGGGCAAGGCTAGTTCTGGCCAGCTTAAGAATCATCTTCCTAAAGGACTTCGCGTCCAAAAAGCCCATATTGACGAGCAATAGGCCATAGACCAGTTCATCCAGTCCACTTTCGCATATGATGTCATTATCTCAGAAGGCTGCGACATCCGCCGCTTTGAGAACAAGACATATGTTATGAAGGAGGAATTGAACATGGGTGAATTTCATGGAGGGGCCTTCACTTCGACCGGTGCGATCTTGGTACTTTTTATCTTGCTCGTCATCATTTCCCGTTCGTTGTTCGTTTAATACCAATCCGGCTAAATAGACGGTGAAATTTAAGCGGCTGTGTCGTCCTTTTAGGATGGTGCGGCCGCTTTATTTTTTTCCGATATAAGCTCTCCACTTATTGTTCTCGTGAATATTTACTGTTTGAAAGCCTGATTTTCGAAATAACAATTCTATCTCTTCATTCTTCGTGAATTGCGTCATATGATAATTAATTTTATATTTCTCAGAAATAATAATAAAGCTACCGCCTGCTCTCAGCACCCTACATACTTCACTTATATCCTGTTCGAGATCGGGCCAGAAGTAATGCGTCTGAATAGCTGTGATCGTCCCGAAAAATCCATCGTTGAACGGTAACGCTGACACGTCTCCCTGACTAATCTTCACCCTACCTGAGGTAACTGCCTCTTTGTTTTTTTGAATGGAGGTCTCTACAGCTTGCTGTGAATAATCTATGCCGTAGATTTCTCGATTGTTATTTTGTTTCGCTAGCGTATGTATAGTTTGACCGCCACCACAGCCGATGTCCAAAATAGGAGCGTTGTTCATTATTTCTATTTTTTTGAGCCCCCACGTGGTTATGCTGGTATGTGCCTGATTCATGATCTTGATCATGATATTCCCCACGAATCCTCTCGGATTCTTGGCTTGATCGATCAGTGTATCAAGTAAACCCATTCCTTCACCTTCACCTTCACCTTCACCTTCACCTTCACCTTCCCATTACATATTTCGAATTACCAAATTGCCTACTTCTAATTGCTTTTTGGAGTACTCGTCATTTTCGCAATTGAGCTCCTTATTCATTTGCTATACCAGCAGCCTGATCACTTAATATATGTTCCGTAAGATTTCCAGCTGTAACTACCCACTTATCTACTTGATACTCTATTTTATGAATACTAGTATATGAAGTCGGGAAATGGGCATTCTTATTGGTCCACGTTAGACCTTTTAAAAGATGGTATATAACATTAATTACGCCGCCATGAGTGACCACAATTACATTTTCTTTTGGATCAGCACTCTCCAGTTCATTACATAGATGCGAGAGACCTGTACTTATTCGCGTAAAAAACTCCTGTGGGCTCTCTCCTCCTGGAAATCTCTCATCCATTCTTAAAGCAGAGAAATAGAGACCCGGGTATCGTTCATTTGCAATTTCATGGGGCATTCCAGCGAGTACACCATTATTCGTTTCTCTCCAACACGGACTGCTTTCAACAGGCAAACTAATCGCTCTGGCTATCTCATTTGCTGTATCTAACGCACGTTGCAAATCACTGCTGAGGATGCGAGTGATGTTAAACCTAGATTGGTTCTCCTTAAGATAACTACCAAGCCGTTCGGCTTGTCTATAGCCCTCTACTACAAGCCCACGCTGACTCCAACCCCCACGAAAGCCTTCATCATCTATTCCATGCCTAATAAAATATATAGCCATCGATCGTATCCCTCCAAAAAAAGATTGTTATACACATTTTCAACAAAACATCCTTCCAATCCTCCATTTTTGTTAAATAATTCTATCCACCAAGAACAAAATCACCCTTTCGGGTGAATTGTAGTCTGTTAGTTTAAAGAACTGCTTACAGAGCACACATCGCCGTACTTCCTGCAGGATTTTCAGGGGGAAAACCTCCCTATAAATTGGGTCATAGCTCTTACTATGACTAGGCTATATGGAATCTCTCCCTATAATATGGAGAATTTCCCTATATTCAATAAAATTCACCTTAATACACAGAATTATAGGGAGTAATTCCCTATAAGGGTGCAGAACTTTAGGCAGATGATGGCTGCACATTTCCATGAATCTATGAGCAATAAAAAAGCTACCGATTGATCGGAAGCCTTTTTAGCTGAGCTCTAATGATTGTTTGCATTATACTTCGAAATCGCTTGCTGCTTCAGTTGATCCCAATGGGGTGTCGCAATGTTTGCTTGTTGCTTCAAAATATCGAACGAATCAAACAACGCTACAATTTCGCTGAAAGAACCATCTACTAATTTCATAAAGGGCAATTTATGAATGATTTTCAGACCATAATATACACCTTGTTTGTGTTTTCGAATAAAGTCGACTTGACCTGCTGGAGTGATAGTATAGCCCAACTTCTCCATGATTTGAAACCCCTCGTCCATGACTGAAACGGATTGTTTTAATAGCTTTTTGTCCCTAGATACTTTTTTCAGATCACCGTCGTGAAGATAGCTCAAGGAGTTCAAAGCCACTATAGGCACGATATGACTTTTGAGCCAAGCATCCATATCCTCATGATAAGTTAGCTTATACTTAACATTTTTAAAGGCATTTTCTAGTAAAGGCTTTATTGGAATCTCACCGTCTAGACTGCCGAGTACCATCTGTCCTCCAACTCTGATGCAGATAACTCGGCCATTCTCTTCACGTATTCCTCCACTAAGCTGAAATCCGAAGAGTATATTTTTCCTCACATCGCTCATGTCCTGAAGATCTTGTTGCATTCCAGAGGCATCGCCATTATTACCTACAAGAATTATATTCTGACTCTGATTTTTTGCTAGAATAGGTAATACAGCTGGAAAATCATTGTATTTCATAACAACAAAGATAAGATCATAGCGATCATCCGGTTTAGGCTCTGAAATGACTTTTACAGCATCTTCAGTGTTTTTATATTGAAAATAATGGCGAAGTACAAGTCCGTCTTTCGTCAATTGCTCCGCACGTTTCCCTCTGGCAAGTACTGTGACATCATTCCCCCCACGCACTAGAACATGCGCAAGATAGCTGCCTAAAACTCCCGCTCCAAAAACTAATACTCTCATATTCGTAGCCCCTCTATCCTTTTTAGACATTTGTTGTATTTCGATCATCTGTTCGATAAAATCAGATTATCACATCTCCGGTAGGGTTCAATCGCTAGTTTTACCGGTTTTGTTGGTTTTTCAACAGATGACAGGATAATGTTTAATAAAAAGGGAGTATTTCAATGGATAGAAGAATTAAAAAAAACCAAACAGCTATCATGAACGCATTAATACAACTGATGACAGAAAAAGATTTTGAAAAAATAACGATTAACGAAATCGCAGAGCGTGCCGACGTAAACCGCGGAACGATTTATTCCCATTATGCGGACAAATACGATCTGATGGATAAATGTCTGGAGGCTCAACTCAAACAACTAATTGAAAGCTGCTCCGTAGTAGAGGATGAAACAGAACCAAATCCCTCGAAGTCGTCATTGCTCCGCACGCTGGAACTTTTGGAGGAGAATGCTCTCTTTTATAAAACTTTATTAAGAAACAAAGCGCTGCTCTCCTTTAGAAACCAATTACAAGATATGATAAATAAACAGATCAAAGCACAATTCTTAGAAAACAATTTAACCCTAGATGAGCTAAGTAAAGATATATCCGTGCAATTTTTGAGTTCGGCAGCTGTCGGAGTAATTGAATGGTGGTTTACCCATAGTAATCCTTGTTCTGCAAAAGAGATCACTGATAAGTTATGGTCCATGCTCGATCTAAATCTGCAGATGATCCGTTCTCAAGCTTGAATATGTTCTCCCCTATCCATCTCATAAATGGAGCTGATAATCTTTTCAATTTGGATCTCCTTAATGGAGATATCAAGAATCTCTACCTTTTCACTAAGAATACGAAGAAACTCGCCCATTTTACACTGCTCGGTATCGATCTCTAATTCCACTTCGTAATCCGATATTCTTTCCGATATCAGAGTCCCAGGCAGATCAATATCTCCAATCGTTGTAGCTGCAGAAAGCCTAACCACTTTTTTAGCGCCCAGATGAAGTCGAAGTTCAGAGAACTTATCGTCATATACTTTTTTACCTTGATGAATAATAAGAACTCTTTGAACCAAACGCTCTACGTCTTCCAAGTCATGTGTCGTTAAAATAAATGTGGTGCCTTCCCGATTCATTTGCTTAATGAATTCTCTGATTCGTTGTTTAGCTATAACATCCAGCCCAATCGTCGGCTCATCCAAAAAAACCACGGGCGGTGAATGAAGCATTGCCATAATAAACTCGCATTTCATTCGTTCCCCCAGAGAAAGGGTGCGTGTAGGTTTAGTGATAATATCACCAATCTCAAACATACTTACAAATCGATCTAGTCTTGTACGAAAGTCATTCGTAGGAATATCATAAATTTCCTTATTCATATAAAAGCTATCCAAAGGGGGGATGTCCCATATTAACTGTGATTTCTGTCCGAACAATACTCCGATTTGTTTTACATATTGATTTTTCTGCTTATGAGGGTTGTACCCAAGAACATTTATTTCTCCCGATGTGGGATAGAGAACGCCTGTCAGCATTTTAATAGTCGTAGATTTCCCCGCACCGTTTGGCCCCAGAATGCCAATGATCTCTCCTTTTCCAACACTGAACGAAAGATCCTCTACGGAGGTAATAATCGATTTCTCGCGGTGAAACAGACTTTTAAATACGCTTTTAGCATCTTGTCCGCGGTGATAGGTTTCATATTGTTTAGTTAAGTTCTTGACAGTAATAATGTCCAATGTAATTCTCCTTCATAAAAATTCATCCTCCGGCGCTTTTATAACTGCGAAGCATATATGTATAGAGCCAAATTCCGAAGGCAGCAAATAACACACAAGGGATAATCGCTATAAAAAAATAGGGTTCCCATCGGCCAATCAGTGTAGATGCTGGAAAGTAGGCAATCATGGAAACCGGAAAAAGAAAAGCACTCACGACTACGACTGCTTTAGGGAAAATTGTCCCTGGGTACCGCCCAAAAGACTTAATGCTCTCAAACATCTCCGGCAAGCGAGAATTCGCTACCCATTTGAAGGAAATTGCTGCAACGATGAGCGCCACGCCGAACATAACAAGCAGCCCTGCTCCAAACAACAACAGGAATAACAACCAAGAGCTGAAAGTTACCCCTTCGATTCCACTAAGAGCGTACCCGAACATAATTACCCCACCACCTAAAAGCCCAATACTTTCGAATTCAAAAGATCTGGCCAACAGCAAAAAAAGACTCGAGGTAGGTTTAATTAATACCACTTCCAGCGTTCCTTCCACTACATGAGACATCGTATTCCACATGATTCCGTTAAAAAAAATCCCAGCACAAGCCGTAGACAGAATAAAAACGGACTGTATTAACAGCGCCTCTTTAAAGGTCCATCCTGCAAATGAAGCATTCGAATTATAGATGAACACCGTTACTAGAGGAAACAACACATTCCCTATGAGCATGATAAGACTATTAAGAATAAAATTAACACGATAAGTGATAGCAGAAGCAATATTCGCCTTCATACAAGTTTTGTATATCAAAAACATACGTTTCATGCGCCCACCCCCGTAAAATGCTTAAGCGATACCGCATACAGCACCCGGCAGACAACTCCGGCAATAATTACGGCTATGAGCTGTAACAACAAAACTTGAGGAATAGGTAAAGTTATATCAGCTAAAGTATAGCTACCCGTATAGACCATTGCAGGAAGAAAGGTCGTATATTGAAACGGTAAGAAAAAGGAAGCCATTTGTAAGGATTTTGGAAAAAAGACCAATGGAATCAGCGATCCTGAGAATATCCCCTCGCAAAGATTAAAAAAATTACGAATACTGGAGGATTGCACCATCCAAAAGGCGACCATCCCGATACTATAATGGATGAAAAAATTCATCATAAACGCCATAGCAATCGAAAGCATTGCGTATAGTAAATTTGCGGGCAAAACATCAATATTAAAAATAAAAAAGAAAATCATAAAGCAGGGAATAAATTCAAATAAAAGCCCAAGTACCCTATGCCCCGCCTTCTGAGACAACGCATAGAACATATGATTCATTGGTCTTAACGAGAACGTAATGAACTTCCCCGTGCGAATGAGCATTTGCAAATTCCAATCCGCAAAATCCATGGTCAAATAGTTGATCAGCATCGTGGCACAAAAATAAGAGAGCATATGGGAAAGCGACATCCCATTAATAGAAGATTCCCCACTATAAACAGCGCTCCATATATAATACTGCACCAAAAAATACACAGGTCCTACAAAAATAGAAACCATCGAATGCGACCTGTACGCACTCCATTCCTTATACGTAACAAAAGCAACCGCTCTCATAACGCGAGAGCGTTGCTTTATCATCTCAAACATAAGTCACAACCTGCCTGTCTGTAGATATCTCTTTAAAAATAACCTAATTCTTATTTGAGTCCGGACCAGATCACATTGTTTGTGCCGAAAATAGCTCTGCCATCCCATATATTATTATGAAAAGGGATATACCAAACGGCAATCAGCTTTTCTACCGGGTCAACGACCAAGGAACAAGACCCCCATCCTTCGTGAAAAAAAGTGCCTTCAGAATAAGAAGTACTAACATTATATCGAAGGTCTGGCCCAAGACCGTATGGCCGATCAGCTCCTCCATCTCCCCATGCGTAGTTTGGAATTTTCTCAGCATTGAACCGCTTGGTCATTCTCTGAACAGCCATCCGACTTAAGATATGGCCATCTTCGTATTCCCCTTGGTTAAGCAGCATGATTCCGAACTTTTGTAGATCATTAACTGTTGAGTACAGTCCCCCACCAGTCCCAGGAGTCTTAATTTCCTCATCAGATCTTCTTTCTTCATCCGTTATTTCCCCTGTTTGAAGTTTCTGAAGATATTCCTTGGCCTCTTCTGAACGAATGGCGATCCTACCAGCTTTCTCAGGTGGTATATCAAAGAAAGTATCTGTCATGCCTAACGGTTTCACAATATTGTCCATTATGTACTCTTCTGCAAAAACACCTGTTATTTTCTCGATAATTGCACCAAGAACCACGTATCCGAACGATGAATACATCCATTGAGTCCCTACCGGAAAACGAATGCCATAGGAAAGTCCAGCTTTAATCCAGTTTTCTTTTCCAAGCTCTGATTCATAAATATACCACCATGCACTTTTATAGTAGGTATCACTAATAGTGCCATGATCAGGTGCGAT
This window of the Paenibacillus sp. FSL R10-2734 genome carries:
- a CDS encoding ABC-2 family transporter protein, whose product is MKRMFLIYKTCMKANIASAITYRVNFILNSLIMLIGNVLFPLVTVFIYNSNASFAGWTFKEALLIQSVFILSTACAGIFFNGIMWNTMSHVVEGTLEVVLIKPTSSLFLLLARSFEFESIGLLGGGVIMFGYALSGIEGVTFSSWLLFLLLFGAGLLVMFGVALIVAAISFKWVANSRLPEMFESIKSFGRYPGTIFPKAVVVVSAFLFPVSMIAYFPASTLIGRWEPYFFIAIIPCVLFAAFGIWLYTYMLRSYKSAGG
- a CDS encoding ABC-2 family transporter protein, encoding MFEMIKQRSRVMRAVAFVTYKEWSAYRSHSMVSIFVGPVYFLVQYYIWSAVYSGESSINGMSLSHMLSYFCATMLINYLTMDFADWNLQMLIRTGKFITFSLRPMNHMFYALSQKAGHRVLGLLFEFIPCFMIFFFIFNIDVLPANLLYAMLSIAMAFMMNFFIHYSIGMVAFWMVQSSSIRNFFNLCEGIFSGSLIPLVFFPKSLQMASFFLPFQYTTFLPAMVYTGSYTLADITLPIPQVLLLQLIAVIIAGVVCRVLYAVSLKHFTGVGA
- a CDS encoding serine hydrolase domain-containing protein, with the protein product MLSSTELSKLNEVNYREDRLEALNHFYEDLCDQKVADGYIYSLSRYGKIFANAAGGRFSYEEDSTQEMKTDTIFRIASITKLFTAVAIWQLADDGKIFMGQPVGSILPEFDVEPFKPITIAHLLTHTSGIAPDHGTISDTYYKSAWWYIYESELGKENWIKAGLSYGIRFPVGTQWMYSSFGYVVLGAIIEKITGVFAEEYIMDNIVKPLGMTDTFFDIPPEKAGRIAIRSEEAKEYLQKLQTGEITDEERRSDEEIKTPGTGGGLYSTVNDLQKFGIMLLNQGEYEDGHILSRMAVQRMTKRFNAEKIPNYAWGDGGADRPYGLGPDLRYNVSTSYSEGTFFHEGWGSCSLVVDPVEKLIAVWYIPFHNNIWDGRAIFGTNNVIWSGLK